A single region of the Hyphomonas adhaerens MHS-3 genome encodes:
- a CDS encoding MBG domain-containing protein, protein MLLASTALTVPCAYADGPLPSGATVSAGNASIETAGSALTVRQDTDRAIVDWNSFSIDRGFSVDFIQPDASSAILNRVTGNTTSVIAGTLSANGQVYLVNPNGIAITADGVINVGSGFVGSTLDITNEDFLNGRLTFRGTGASAGISNAGVVQVGREGYAALIGGSVRNDGLVAVPLGRIGLAAGEQATLDFSGDGFLQVAVATEAPSGDALIDQRGTLRAAGGMIVMSAAMAREAARHTINLSGVVEANAVDGHDGAIIIRGGEGGAVTVAGKLTATSAFGEGGAIEVTGRDILLSGATLDASGAAGGGSVRIGGDWQGTGTLQRAETTQIDAGSTIRADATTDGDGSDVVVWSDSLTTFEGLISARGAGAGNGGDAEVSGKAKLAYAGYTDLSAENGTFGTLLLDPYNLTISDQASSNIAGFTASGEDSILNATTLTDALAGANVTVSTSGAGSQAGDILVASKIAWDANTTLTLDAANDIGIFADIIATGDSAGLALNYGAGRDYIFAQGATATLSGTNATLAIDGQAYTLLHSVAEINAIDTTGLDDHYALAEPVGPSSYWSILYPGALVGSSSTPFTGVFAGLGHEISWLRISAFGSGNLGLFASNEGVIRDLGFRNGRVEGGNNVGLVAGVNSGTIKNVWATGLVFNQVSGDNNTGGLVGYNTAAGVIESAYTDGTISGDDSVGGVVGFNAGSVSNTYATGKVTGRNYVGGLIGNLSAGTVDDTHGDADVSGAAYVGGLVGMASTGVVVNDAYVTGSVTGSGAYVGGVIGYNQGTFNRVYASGKVVGGSVTGGVIGQNTSGVVSSSFYDQDTTGQTLGIGLNSAGSVTSVGLTTAEARDASSYTTFDFSSTWFQDADLTYPRSDMRPILRSEAGPTINGVTAVSNLHQLALIGVDLSGSYLMTRDIDAGATDGADAAGIWNTTGWVPLGKHNPTEFQFSGSFNGGGHVISDLNINQPGANARDIGMFGFVSGEISNIGMEGGAIVGNSSVGALAGRLGGTGSISNAYATSSVTAGTYTGGLIGYVHSGASVSNSHAGGTVTASATVGSLDSTGGLVGYNDGGILQDVYATGDVLGGNYSGGLVGRNVGNGTVTNAYATGAVSGNSWVGGLMGRNDVGEITRSYATGDVTAVNLNSYAGGLVGQNLSRGKIHESYATGAVSGDNYVGGLVGNMTGSIANAYATGDVAGSDNVGGLAGWIETGSITNAYATGAVTATGSSVGGLVGYNNGGGATLTASYFDTETTGQSEGVGTGLSDGVIGLTTAQFQNTGYFYALADAAGWDFETAWAPPSAGYYPELYALSPVVWLGGVSANSTYGDSTAAIDAVTASYGGPASYIFGSSGDDLSINIGSLGAISVDPTLDAGGQTVAFLTPVVTTTSREGVSYRVVGYGNADLTIDPRAITVRADNFARIYGDANPVLTYALTSGNLVNGDTLNGALATSADGTSGVGTYAITRGSLANSNYAITFVDGDLTIDPRAITVRADNFARIYGDANPVLTYALTSGNLVNGDTLAGALATSADGTSGVGTYAITQGALANSNYAITFVDGQLTIDPRAITVTADNLFRFIAGPNPGLTYAITTGNLVNRDTLDGTLATDANVASEAGTYDITQGSLSASSNYEMTYVGGTLTVRKPERMDNGLNGTLDQNTLLPNGTTQLPPVVRTSRSADSGSGLQTYEDPQLENAVCMEDTPFAVVCSKSADKDN, encoded by the coding sequence ATGCTCCTGGCGTCCACGGCCCTGACCGTTCCTTGCGCCTATGCAGACGGACCTCTGCCCTCGGGCGCAACCGTTTCGGCCGGAAATGCTTCCATAGAAACTGCGGGATCCGCCCTTACGGTTCGTCAGGATACAGACCGGGCAATTGTCGACTGGAACAGCTTCTCGATCGACCGAGGCTTTTCGGTGGATTTCATCCAGCCGGATGCATCCTCAGCCATTCTCAACCGGGTCACAGGAAACACTACCTCTGTCATCGCCGGGACCCTTTCCGCAAACGGACAGGTCTATCTGGTCAATCCGAACGGGATCGCCATTACGGCTGACGGCGTCATCAATGTCGGAAGCGGCTTTGTCGGGTCGACGCTTGATATCACCAATGAAGACTTCCTGAATGGCCGCCTGACGTTCCGGGGAACAGGCGCGTCGGCGGGCATTTCCAATGCTGGCGTCGTGCAGGTCGGTCGGGAAGGATATGCCGCCCTGATCGGTGGATCGGTTCGGAACGATGGTCTGGTTGCCGTTCCACTCGGGCGGATCGGCCTCGCGGCGGGTGAGCAGGCGACGCTTGATTTTTCCGGGGATGGCTTCCTGCAGGTCGCCGTGGCGACGGAAGCGCCGTCAGGCGATGCCCTGATCGACCAACGCGGAACGCTCCGCGCCGCAGGCGGAATGATCGTCATGTCCGCCGCAATGGCCCGCGAAGCAGCCCGCCATACGATCAACCTGTCGGGCGTCGTCGAAGCGAACGCCGTTGACGGGCATGATGGCGCGATCATCATCCGGGGAGGCGAGGGCGGCGCGGTTACCGTGGCTGGCAAGCTCACTGCAACGTCTGCTTTCGGCGAAGGCGGTGCCATCGAGGTCACCGGTCGGGACATCCTGCTGAGCGGCGCGACACTCGACGCGTCCGGCGCGGCAGGCGGCGGTTCCGTCAGGATTGGCGGCGACTGGCAGGGAACCGGCACACTGCAGCGCGCGGAGACCACGCAGATCGACGCGGGATCAACGATCCGTGCCGATGCCACAACCGATGGCGATGGTAGCGACGTGGTCGTCTGGTCCGACAGTCTGACGACTTTCGAAGGTCTGATCAGCGCGCGCGGCGCCGGCGCGGGCAACGGCGGCGATGCGGAAGTCTCCGGCAAGGCAAAACTCGCCTATGCCGGCTATACGGATCTGTCCGCAGAAAACGGCACATTCGGTACTCTTCTGCTCGATCCCTACAATCTGACAATTTCAGATCAGGCAAGCAGCAATATTGCAGGCTTCACCGCAAGTGGCGAAGATAGTATCTTGAATGCCACGACCCTGACCGATGCTCTGGCCGGAGCCAATGTCACCGTCTCGACCAGCGGCGCCGGGTCGCAGGCTGGCGACATTCTGGTGGCGAGCAAAATCGCCTGGGACGCCAACACCACGCTGACCCTCGATGCGGCGAATGACATCGGCATATTCGCCGACATCATCGCGACGGGCGACAGCGCCGGCCTCGCATTGAACTATGGCGCTGGCCGAGATTACATCTTTGCCCAGGGCGCGACGGCGACCCTCTCCGGCACCAACGCGACCCTCGCCATCGATGGCCAAGCCTATACGCTGCTCCATTCCGTGGCGGAGATTAACGCCATCGATACGACCGGACTCGACGACCATTATGCCCTGGCCGAACCGGTCGGTCCGAGCTCATACTGGAGTATCCTGTATCCGGGGGCCTTGGTCGGATCGTCCAGTACGCCCTTCACTGGCGTTTTCGCCGGGCTTGGGCACGAGATTTCCTGGCTAAGAATTTCTGCGTTTGGTTCTGGCAATTTGGGCCTGTTCGCCAGCAATGAGGGTGTCATCCGCGATCTCGGTTTCCGCAACGGCCGTGTCGAGGGCGGGAACAATGTCGGCCTTGTTGCGGGCGTTAATTCCGGAACCATCAAGAACGTGTGGGCGACCGGCCTGGTATTCAACCAAGTGTCTGGGGACAATAACACGGGGGGGCTCGTCGGATACAACACCGCCGCCGGCGTGATTGAGAGCGCTTATACAGATGGCACCATATCGGGTGATGACAGCGTCGGCGGCGTGGTCGGGTTCAATGCCGGCTCGGTCAGCAATACCTATGCGACGGGCAAGGTGACAGGCCGCAACTATGTCGGCGGATTGATCGGAAATCTTTCCGCTGGCACGGTCGACGATACTCATGGGGACGCGGATGTGTCGGGGGCGGCCTATGTTGGCGGTCTTGTCGGAATGGCCAGCACCGGTGTTGTTGTCAATGATGCCTATGTAACAGGCTCCGTGACCGGTTCGGGCGCCTATGTAGGTGGCGTGATCGGGTATAATCAGGGTACGTTCAACCGTGTGTATGCGAGCGGTAAGGTTGTTGGCGGGTCTGTTACAGGCGGCGTGATCGGGCAGAATACCAGTGGTGTTGTCTCATCATCCTTCTACGACCAGGACACTACCGGGCAGACGCTGGGGATTGGCCTGAACTCCGCCGGTTCTGTGACGTCCGTCGGGTTGACGACGGCAGAGGCGCGGGACGCCAGCAGTTACACCACCTTCGATTTCTCCAGCACCTGGTTTCAGGACGCTGACTTAACGTATCCACGCAGCGACATGCGCCCGATCCTGCGCTCGGAAGCCGGCCCCACCATCAACGGTGTCACCGCTGTTTCCAACCTGCACCAGCTTGCTCTGATCGGCGTCGACCTTTCGGGCTCTTACCTTATGACCAGGGATATCGATGCCGGCGCGACCGACGGCGCCGATGCGGCGGGCATATGGAACACGACCGGCTGGGTTCCTCTGGGCAAGCACAATCCCACAGAATTCCAATTCTCCGGCTCCTTTAACGGAGGAGGCCACGTAATCTCCGACCTGAACATTAATCAGCCGGGGGCGAACGCGCGGGATATCGGCATGTTCGGTTTCGTTTCAGGCGAGATCAGTAATATCGGTATGGAGGGCGGCGCCATAGTGGGCAATTCTTCGGTTGGAGCCCTGGCCGGCAGGCTCGGCGGTACCGGCTCCATCTCCAATGCTTATGCGACCAGTTCGGTTACGGCCGGCACCTACACAGGGGGGCTGATCGGCTATGTCCATAGCGGCGCCTCCGTTTCCAATTCCCATGCGGGCGGAACCGTGACCGCAAGCGCGACGGTAGGTTCTCTGGATAGTACTGGCGGGCTGGTCGGATACAATGACGGGGGCATCCTTCAGGATGTCTACGCCACTGGGGATGTATTGGGGGGAAACTATTCCGGCGGTCTTGTCGGTCGCAACGTGGGGAACGGAACAGTCACCAATGCCTATGCAACCGGCGCCGTATCTGGCAACAGCTGGGTTGGCGGACTGATGGGCCGGAATGACGTCGGTGAAATCACGAGGTCCTATGCGACCGGCGACGTAACTGCCGTGAACCTTAACTCTTATGCCGGGGGACTCGTAGGCCAGAACCTCAGTCGAGGGAAAATCCACGAATCCTATGCGACCGGCGCCGTGTCGGGCGACAACTATGTCGGCGGGCTGGTCGGGAATATGACAGGCTCCATCGCCAACGCTTATGCGACCGGCGACGTTGCCGGGAGCGACAATGTCGGCGGGCTGGCCGGCTGGATTGAGACCGGCTCGATCACCAACGCCTACGCCACCGGCGCCGTCACGGCTACAGGCTCCAGTGTCGGCGGGCTGGTCGGATACAATAATGGCGGCGGTGCGACGCTCACCGCGTCCTATTTCGATACCGAGACGACAGGACAGTCGGAAGGCGTCGGCACGGGGCTGAGCGACGGCGTTATCGGCCTCACGACGGCACAGTTCCAGAATACGGGTTATTTCTACGCCCTTGCTGATGCGGCGGGCTGGGACTTTGAAACCGCCTGGGCGCCGCCGAGCGCCGGCTATTATCCTGAGCTTTATGCGCTGAGCCCGGTGGTCTGGTTGGGCGGCGTCTCCGCGAACTCTACCTATGGCGACAGCACTGCGGCCATTGACGCCGTCACCGCTTCCTATGGCGGGCCAGCTTCCTATATCTTCGGTTCATCCGGCGATGACCTGTCAATCAACATCGGTAGCCTTGGCGCAATTTCGGTCGATCCGACCCTGGATGCCGGGGGGCAGACAGTTGCGTTCCTGACCCCGGTCGTGACCACGACAAGTCGTGAAGGTGTTTCCTATCGCGTGGTCGGTTACGGGAATGCTGACCTGACCATCGATCCGCGGGCGATCACGGTGAGGGCCGACAATTTCGCCCGTATCTATGGTGACGCCAACCCGGTGCTGACCTACGCCCTGACGTCCGGCAACCTCGTCAATGGCGACACGCTGAACGGAGCGCTGGCAACCTCGGCCGATGGGACATCCGGTGTCGGAACCTATGCTATTACACGGGGCTCTCTGGCGAACAGCAACTACGCGATTACCTTCGTCGATGGCGACCTGACCATCGATCCGCGGGCGATTACGGTGAGGGCCGACAATTTCGCCCGTATCTATGGTGACGCCAACCCGGTGCTGACCTACGCCCTGACGTCCGGCAACCTCGTCAATGGCGACACGCTGGCCGGGGCACTGGCAACATCGGCCGATGGAACATCCGGTGTCGGAACCTATGCGATCACGCAGGGGGCTCTCGCAAACAGCAATTACGCGATCACCTTCGTCGATGGTCAACTGACCATCGATCCGCGGGCGATCACCGTGACGGCCGATAATCTCTTCCGGTTCATTGCCGGCCCCAATCCGGGGCTGACATATGCCATCACCACCGGAAACCTCGTCAACCGCGACACGCTGGATGGCACCCTTGCGACGGACGCCAATGTTGCTTCCGAAGCCGGTACCTATGACATCACGCAAGGCTCACTATCTGCATCGTCCAATTACGAGATGACCTATGTCGGCGGTACACTGACTGTTCGGAAACCGGAGCGTATGGACAACGGCCTGAACGGCACGCTGGACCAGAATACTCTCCTGCCGAACGGAACTACGCAGTTGCCGCCCGTGGTGCGCACAAGTCGCTCCGCCGACAGCGGAAGCGGCCTGCAGACTTACGAAGACCCACAACTGGAAAACGCTGTTTGTATGGAGGACACCCCCTTCGCCGTCGTTTGTTCCAAATCTGCCGACAAGGACAACTAA
- a CDS encoding ShlB/FhaC/HecB family hemolysin secretion/activation protein yields the protein MTDLAKKIFYSTTAFALMAIMPDILSVSSASAQTASQVTRDSYAPPVISKAEGGGLSLTAPSGLDAPEGAEDLEVRPSGLLVEGALPDMVDATEAVDAQIRDKLVTGADLFAAARQLEAAYANAGYILARVSLPPQTIKDGMPLKLVVTDGYVESIDTSALPEGVRGRVEAMLSVLVGERGINLSRLERRLLLAGDTPGVVLRSTLRAGQAPGSTIIVVEGRYDPAAFTAAYQNSMAAGLGSSALTFGADANNLLGLGEVGYLRLVGHTDGFFTDDPRNRQVVLGATIPLGRTGAWFNIEGIDSETHPTSDVNFSLSGHYQRAAVQLGYHWLRSRNSNLSTLLSFDLADEKQTLAFAGIQTAFSEDNLRVVRLGGVGDLYDPWGGQLAGSLTASFGVDALGARQATAAKPMSRAGAQPDFEKAEASLRYVNTLADNRLQFLFSTRGQLSFGEPLPASEQLSLGGLDQLSSFNLGEIQADTGVVSRAELSAPNIFSPFGRDASIGGVVSPYVFGAAGVAKFEQPTAVERETTEAASFGAGFRLGLSRRASRDSATLSLEYARDAGNDYNLGDSVRVQLMTRF from the coding sequence ATGACGGATCTCGCAAAAAAAATCTTCTACTCGACGACAGCCTTTGCGCTTATGGCCATCATGCCGGATATCCTCAGCGTCTCGTCCGCATCGGCGCAAACGGCAAGCCAGGTTACCCGGGACAGCTATGCGCCACCTGTCATCAGCAAGGCAGAAGGCGGCGGTCTGTCGCTGACCGCTCCGTCGGGGCTCGATGCGCCCGAGGGGGCTGAGGACCTGGAGGTGAGACCTTCAGGACTTCTTGTCGAAGGCGCATTGCCGGATATGGTCGACGCGACCGAGGCCGTGGACGCCCAGATCAGGGACAAGCTGGTCACCGGCGCCGACCTTTTCGCGGCGGCGCGCCAGCTTGAGGCGGCCTATGCCAATGCTGGTTACATCCTTGCGCGCGTAAGCCTGCCGCCGCAGACGATCAAGGATGGCATGCCGCTGAAATTGGTCGTCACCGACGGCTATGTCGAAAGTATCGATACGTCGGCTCTTCCGGAAGGTGTTCGCGGCCGTGTCGAGGCGATGCTCAGTGTTCTGGTCGGCGAGCGGGGGATAAACCTGTCGCGATTAGAGCGCCGGCTGCTGCTTGCCGGTGACACACCTGGCGTCGTGCTCAGGTCCACACTCAGGGCAGGGCAGGCTCCCGGTTCGACCATTATCGTCGTCGAGGGGCGCTATGATCCCGCTGCGTTTACAGCGGCTTACCAGAACAGCATGGCGGCCGGGCTGGGGTCGTCGGCCCTGACATTCGGAGCCGATGCCAACAACCTGCTCGGGCTCGGCGAGGTCGGCTATCTGCGGCTGGTCGGTCACACGGACGGTTTCTTTACCGATGATCCGCGCAATCGACAGGTCGTGCTGGGCGCAACCATTCCGCTCGGCCGGACCGGTGCCTGGTTCAACATCGAAGGGATCGATAGCGAAACCCATCCAACGTCTGACGTGAATTTCTCGCTGTCCGGCCACTATCAGCGGGCTGCCGTCCAGCTCGGCTATCACTGGCTGCGCAGCCGCAACTCGAACCTTTCGACACTGCTTTCCTTCGATCTCGCAGACGAAAAGCAGACGCTCGCTTTTGCCGGCATACAGACAGCCTTCTCGGAGGACAATTTGCGGGTCGTCCGTCTGGGCGGGGTGGGTGATCTCTACGACCCCTGGGGCGGGCAACTGGCTGGCAGCCTTACCGCTTCGTTCGGTGTCGATGCCCTGGGTGCGCGTCAGGCAACGGCTGCCAAGCCGATGTCGCGCGCCGGGGCCCAGCCGGACTTCGAAAAGGCTGAGGCGAGCCTGCGATACGTCAACACGCTGGCCGACAACCGGCTGCAATTCCTGTTCTCGACCCGTGGTCAGCTGTCCTTCGGGGAGCCGCTGCCGGCATCCGAACAGCTCAGTCTCGGCGGCCTGGACCAGCTTTCGTCCTTCAATCTCGGTGAAATCCAGGCCGATACGGGCGTTGTTTCGCGGGCCGAGCTTTCGGCCCCGAATATCTTTAGCCCGTTCGGTCGCGATGCCTCGATTGGCGGAGTGGTCTCGCCTTACGTCTTCGGTGCTGCCGGGGTTGCGAAGTTTGAGCAACCGACCGCCGTGGAAAGAGAGACGACGGAAGCTGCTTCCTTTGGCGCAGGGTTTCGCCTCGGTCTGTCCCGGCGGGCCAGCCGGGACTCCGCGACCCTGTCACTCGAATACGCGCGCGATGCAGGAAACGACTACAATCTCGGGGACAGTGTTCGCGTGCAGCTGATGACCCGTTTCTAG
- a CDS encoding LysR family transcriptional regulator, with the protein MDLHATPLRAFLAVADAQSFTRAAEELNMSQPALSAKIKELERRLGFDLLKRSKRHVELSPGGRSFLAHARRMVLETEWMHQKIRDIRKNAVRIGVPYYSSNIPARTGLTDDFIANHGADGIEIIGMSHDRLYRALAFEDIDLALVLEPEEHWFDSAISPAAETDLRGHVIESRELQLSVPESSDLYGKTVIEAADLEGRSVASISRVHGVALSEGVARFLNAHGATQFKLPESNAVSTLRLARRLQVPAICLGWFTEDTETCGQNSRTLPFEEGGIKTHFVIRRRSDSLRPLAETFWTAATRC; encoded by the coding sequence TTGGACCTGCATGCCACACCATTGAGGGCGTTTCTGGCGGTTGCGGACGCGCAATCTTTCACGCGGGCAGCCGAAGAGCTGAACATGTCGCAGCCGGCCTTGTCGGCGAAGATCAAGGAGCTTGAGCGCCGGTTGGGCTTCGACCTGCTCAAGCGGAGCAAACGCCATGTGGAACTGTCGCCGGGCGGACGCTCGTTTCTTGCGCATGCGCGGCGTATGGTTCTCGAGACCGAATGGATGCATCAGAAGATCCGGGATATCCGGAAGAATGCGGTGAGGATCGGTGTTCCCTATTATTCCTCGAACATCCCGGCGCGGACCGGGCTGACAGATGATTTCATTGCCAACCATGGGGCAGACGGCATCGAAATCATCGGAATGAGCCATGACCGGCTCTACAGGGCGCTTGCGTTTGAAGATATCGATCTTGCGCTCGTGCTGGAGCCTGAAGAACACTGGTTTGATTCCGCGATCAGCCCCGCAGCCGAGACCGATCTGCGCGGACATGTCATCGAGAGCCGTGAGCTTCAGTTATCCGTACCGGAGTCGAGTGACCTGTACGGCAAGACGGTGATCGAGGCCGCCGACCTGGAAGGCCGCTCGGTCGCGTCCATCAGCCGTGTTCACGGGGTGGCCCTCTCGGAGGGGGTCGCCCGTTTCCTCAATGCGCATGGCGCCACGCAGTTCAAACTGCCGGAATCCAATGCGGTTTCGACGCTCCGGCTCGCACGCCGGCTTCAGGTGCCGGCCATCTGCCTCGGTTGGTTCACGGAAGATACGGAGACCTGCGGGCAGAATTCCCGGACCCTTCCATTTGAAGAGGGGGGGATCAAGACTCATTTCGTCATCCGGCGTCGGTCAGATTCGCTTCGGCCGCTCGCTGAGACATTCTGGACAGCGGCAACGAGGTGCTGA
- a CDS encoding acyl-CoA dehydrogenase family protein, giving the protein MWSFQTEPEFQAELDWISEFVREEVEPLDDVLGSQWNIRDPLFEKLVRPLQEEVKKRKLWACHLGPELGGPGYGQLKLALMNEQFGRSRFGPIVFGAQAPDTGNSEILAHYGTDEQKERYLKPLLNNEIVSCFSLTEPQGGADPTMVKTMAVQDGDDWVISGEKWFASNARFAAFYIIAAVTEPEANNPHRRMSMFIVPADSPGIEIVRDYTFHGEPEGTHGHVKWNNVRVPKENMLGGRGDAFVVAQVRLGGGRMHHAMRTIAEATKCYDMMCERVKSRETKGEPLWQKQMVQEKIADSWIELRQFRLLVLETAWLADQGHDWKAIRANVSAVKAIMPKILHDISSRALHLHGALGLSTQMPFTAALVNSHHVGLADGPTEVHKLVLAREALKEVEPADSDFPEYIAYKREARARAKFGIN; this is encoded by the coding sequence ATGTGGTCATTTCAGACGGAGCCGGAGTTCCAGGCCGAGCTTGATTGGATTTCCGAATTTGTGCGGGAAGAAGTCGAACCCCTGGATGACGTGCTGGGCAGTCAGTGGAATATTCGGGATCCGCTGTTTGAAAAGCTGGTTCGACCGCTCCAGGAAGAGGTCAAGAAACGTAAATTGTGGGCATGCCACCTGGGCCCGGAACTTGGGGGCCCGGGCTATGGCCAGCTGAAGCTGGCCCTCATGAACGAGCAGTTCGGCCGCTCGCGCTTCGGCCCGATCGTCTTCGGTGCACAGGCGCCCGACACCGGGAACTCTGAAATTCTCGCCCATTACGGAACGGACGAACAAAAAGAGCGGTATCTGAAGCCGCTGCTCAACAATGAGATCGTTTCCTGTTTCTCGTTGACGGAGCCTCAGGGGGGCGCTGACCCGACCATGGTGAAGACCATGGCAGTCCAGGATGGGGATGACTGGGTCATCAGTGGCGAGAAATGGTTTGCCTCCAATGCGCGCTTTGCGGCGTTCTACATCATTGCGGCTGTGACAGAGCCGGAGGCCAACAATCCTCATCGCCGTATGTCGATGTTCATCGTGCCGGCTGACTCGCCGGGGATCGAGATTGTCCGCGACTATACCTTCCATGGCGAGCCGGAAGGCACGCACGGCCACGTGAAGTGGAACAATGTGCGTGTACCGAAAGAAAACATGCTGGGAGGCCGGGGAGATGCTTTTGTCGTTGCCCAGGTAAGGCTGGGTGGGGGGCGCATGCACCACGCCATGCGGACCATCGCCGAGGCAACGAAGTGCTATGACATGATGTGCGAACGCGTCAAATCACGGGAAACAAAGGGCGAGCCGCTTTGGCAGAAGCAGATGGTTCAGGAAAAGATTGCCGACAGCTGGATTGAGCTTCGGCAGTTCCGCCTGCTTGTGCTGGAAACCGCCTGGCTCGCCGACCAGGGACATGACTGGAAAGCCATCCGCGCGAATGTCTCTGCGGTGAAAGCCATCATGCCGAAAATCCTGCATGACATCTCTTCAAGAGCCCTTCATCTGCACGGAGCCCTCGGACTGTCGACACAGATGCCGTTTACGGCCGCGCTGGTGAACAGTCATCATGTCGGTCTCGCGGACGGACCGACGGAGGTGCACAAATTGGTCCTGGCACGCGAGGCCCTGAAAGAGGTCGAGCCGGCAGATTCCGATTTCCCCGAATATATTGCCTACAAACGCGAAGCCCGCGCCAGGGCAAAATTCGGCATCAACTGA
- a CDS encoding SDR family NAD(P)-dependent oxidoreductase — protein MNNPLDFSGKSVLVVGGTTGIGNATARTFRDAGAKVWVWGTRPNAADYHKEEDSDLSGMIYQTMDATDDDRVRAYQAEFDGLDVLVLSQGLVLYNRQEYEMDGFRRVVDVNLNSLMACAMRFHEDLKKAGGSLIIVSSSAAFHATRGNPAYNASKTGAYGLCRTLAQAWAHQGIRVNGLAPGFIPTRMTAQTTENEKHKDAAMSRIPMGRFGTPDEMASIALFLASPMSSYMTGQMLVADGGLLL, from the coding sequence ATGAACAATCCACTCGATTTTTCCGGTAAGAGCGTTCTCGTCGTTGGCGGCACGACAGGCATTGGAAATGCAACCGCCCGCACTTTTCGCGACGCTGGCGCAAAGGTCTGGGTGTGGGGAACCAGGCCGAACGCGGCAGACTATCACAAGGAAGAAGACAGCGACCTGTCGGGCATGATCTACCAGACGATGGATGCCACGGACGACGACCGTGTCCGTGCCTATCAGGCGGAATTCGACGGCCTGGATGTCCTTGTCCTCTCTCAGGGACTGGTACTCTACAACCGGCAGGAATATGAAATGGATGGCTTCCGCCGTGTTGTTGACGTGAACCTGAACAGCCTGATGGCCTGCGCAATGCGCTTCCATGAGGATTTGAAGAAAGCTGGCGGTTCACTGATTATCGTCAGTTCCTCTGCCGCATTTCACGCGACACGTGGAAACCCGGCCTACAACGCCTCCAAGACGGGTGCGTACGGGCTTTGCCGCACCCTCGCCCAAGCCTGGGCGCACCAGGGGATCAGGGTCAATGGGCTCGCGCCCGGGTTCATTCCCACACGCATGACGGCGCAGACAACAGAGAACGAGAAACACAAGGATGCCGCAATGTCGCGCATTCCCATGGGGCGGTTCGGCACGCCTGACGAAATGGCGTCAATCGCGCTTTTCCTTGCCTCTCCCATGTCATCTTACATGACGGGCCAGATGCTCGTCGCGGATGGCGGATTGCTCCTGTAG
- a CDS encoding phosphotransferase family protein gives MDSSAVPGIDQVRLERWMDANGIGKGPITSLTQLAGGTQNIIAKFERSGAPFVLRRPSVTPRAKANEVMAREARVLAALAGTNVPHPRFVAVCDDPDVLGATFYLMEAVDGFNAVTGLPELHRSRPQIRREMGFAMVDAAAELGSLDHEALGLGDFGKPENYLSRQAGRWMSQLESYTKHEGWPGGEGLGDVHTLADYLSANLPPDFKPGIMHGDYAIGNVMFRNDGPQLAAVIDWELSTIGDPLVDLAWVICTWRDPAWRDLPVLVVEPWEGFPAIDEMIQRYADRSQRDLSHIDWYIVLACFKLAIILEGTYARAFSGAAPKAIGKTLHETSVTLIERAHARLNRTVWQ, from the coding sequence ATGGACAGTTCAGCGGTGCCGGGTATCGATCAGGTCCGACTTGAGAGATGGATGGATGCGAACGGGATCGGAAAAGGTCCCATCACCAGCCTCACGCAACTGGCCGGCGGCACACAGAACATTATCGCGAAGTTCGAGCGCAGCGGAGCCCCCTTCGTCTTGCGGCGGCCAAGCGTGACCCCTCGCGCGAAAGCCAATGAGGTTATGGCCCGTGAAGCCCGGGTGCTTGCCGCTCTTGCGGGAACGAACGTGCCTCACCCCCGGTTTGTTGCGGTCTGCGATGACCCGGATGTGTTGGGCGCAACCTTTTACCTGATGGAGGCGGTCGATGGCTTCAACGCCGTGACCGGCCTGCCTGAGCTGCACCGGTCACGCCCGCAGATCCGCCGTGAAATGGGGTTTGCCATGGTGGACGCCGCAGCTGAACTTGGCAGTCTGGATCATGAAGCCCTCGGCCTGGGAGACTTCGGTAAACCGGAAAACTACCTGTCCCGTCAGGCCGGCCGGTGGATGTCACAGCTGGAAAGCTACACAAAGCACGAAGGATGGCCCGGCGGCGAGGGACTCGGTGATGTTCATACGCTGGCGGACTATCTGAGTGCCAACCTGCCACCAGACTTCAAGCCAGGCATCATGCATGGTGACTACGCCATCGGGAATGTCATGTTCCGGAATGACGGCCCGCAACTGGCGGCTGTCATAGACTGGGAGCTTTCCACCATCGGCGATCCCCTGGTCGATCTGGCCTGGGTGATCTGTACATGGCGCGATCCTGCCTGGCGGGACCTGCCGGTCCTGGTGGTGGAGCCCTGGGAAGGGTTTCCGGCGATTGATGAGATGATCCAGCGATATGCAGACCGCTCTCAACGCGACCTTTCACATATCGATTGGTACATCGTCCTCGCCTGCTTCAAGCTCGCCATCATCCTTGAGGGCACATATGCGCGCGCGTTCAGCGGCGCCGCGCCCAAGGCCATTGGCAAAACCCTGCACGAGACATCCGTGACCCTGATTGAACGGGCTCATGCCCGATTAAACCGAACCGTTTGGCAATAG